The following proteins are co-located in the Anomalospiza imberbis isolate Cuckoo-Finch-1a 21T00152 chromosome Z, ASM3175350v1, whole genome shotgun sequence genome:
- the TMEM175 gene encoding endosomal/lysosomal proton channel TMEM175: MSAPRAAAPERGPGLGPEPGSSTQTSHRLLAYSDALLSIIATVMILPVAHTKIHPDQKLGESIQQLLLAKIAVYLMTFLIVTVAWAAHVRLFQVIEHIDDVLALLNLACMMIITFLPYTFSLMASFPGVPFGIFLFSVCAVVIGLIQAVIVAYGFYHPNLLNQQIQESENQNFYKRHILKIILRGPILCFLAAIFSFFFIPLSYVLLGLVIVFPHLTRLITWCKTKILGLRVEEEEHHSLETFTFYLSEPLSKERVEAFSDGVYAIVATLLILDICEDNVPDPREVEEKFHGSLLEALSEYGPNYLAYFGSFVTIGLLWFVHHSLFLYVTKATRLMGLLNILSLAFIGGLPLAYQLTSEFAEKSHNEIEAIQVSCVITFFASIFQFAIWTTALFNEEETLHAFARYGGKEHAFMFAKLALYPCVSLGAFFLTCLLSEFSTAIFHLIQIVIPFAFLALRIFVRISLTAIKSVMSLSRRKVVLLEEEEACLSSNETLS; the protein is encoded by the exons ATGTCGGCTCCGCGGGCTGCggcgcccgagcgcggcccggggctggggccggaGCCGGGCAGCAGCACGCAGACATCGCACCGGCTGCTGGCCTACAGCGACGCGCTACTGTCCATCATCGCCACCGTGATG ATTTTGCCGGTGGCTCACACAAAAATACATCCTGACCAG aaattaGGTGAAAGCATTCAGCAACTTCTTCTAGCAAAAATTGCAGTCTACTTGATGACCTTTTTAATAGTCACAGTGGCATGGGCAGCTCATGTAAG GTTGTTTCAGGTGATAGAACATATAGATGATGTCCTGGCTCTTCTAAATCTG gCTTGTATGATGATCATAACCTTCTTGCCATATACA ttttctttaatGGCCTCCTTTCCAGGGGTACCTTTTGGCATCTTCCTATTCAGTGTCTGTGCTGTTGTCATTGGCCTTATACAG GCTGTGATAGTAGCATATGGATTCTATCACCCAAACTTACTGAATCAACAGATACAGGAGTCTGAAAATCAGAATTTCTATAAACGTCATATCTTAAAGATTATTCTAAGAGGACCAATTTTATGCTTTTTAGCAgccatcttttcttttttctttattcctttg TCGTATGTACTTCTTGGACTTGTAATTGTTTTTCCACATCTCACTCGATTAATTACATGGTGTAAAACCAAAATTCTTG GTCTGAGAGTTGAGGAGGAGGAACATCACAGCTTAGAAACCTTCACTTTTTACCTCAGTGAGCCTCTGAGTAAGGAACGAGTAGAAGCATTCAGTGATGGGGTCTATGCCATTGTAGCAACCCTGCTCATTTTGGATATATG TGAAGACAATGTTCCTGATCCCAGAGAAGTTGAGGAGAAGTTCCATGGCAGTCTTCTTGAAGCTTTAAGTGAATATGGGCCTAACTACCTTGCTTACTTCGGCTCATTTGTTACAATTGGTCTCCTGTGGTTTGTCCATcactctcttttcctttatgtaaCAAAAGCTACCCGATTAATGGGACTGCTCAACATCCTTTCATTGGCTTTCATTGGTGGGCTTCCACTAGCTTACCAGCTGACCAGTGAATTTGCAGAAAAGTCTCATAATGAAATAGAAGCCATTCAGGTCAGCTGTGTTATCACTTTCTTTGCCAGCATATTTCAGTTTGCAATATGGACTACAGCCCTTTTCAATGAAGAGGAAACTTTGCATGCATTTGCTAGATATGGTGGCAAGGAGCATGCCTTCATGTTTGCCAAGCTGGCTCTTTACCCTTGCGTAAGCCTGGGGGCCTTCTTTCTAACTTGTTTATTAAGTGAATTTAGCACAGCAATTTTCCATCTTATACAGATTGTAATCCCATTTGCTTTTCTTGCCTTGCGCATTTTTGTTAGAATTTCCTTAACTGCCATAAAGTCTGTGATGTCTCTCTCCAGACGGAAGGTTGTATTGTTAGAAGAGGAGGAGGCATGTTTGTCTTCAAATGAAACACTGTCCTAA
- the ATP5ME gene encoding ATP synthase subunit e, mitochondrial — protein sequence MIPPVQVSPLIKFTRYSALLVGMIYGKKRYDYLKPIAEEERRIEAEEKKKREELERIAKEIAEASEDSILK from the exons ATGATCCCGCCGGTGCAGGTGTCCCCGCTCATCAAG TTCACCCGGTACTCGGCGCTGCTCGTGGGGATGATCTACGGCAAGAAGCGATACG ACTATCTGAAGCCGATTGctgaagaagagagaagaataGAGGcggaggagaaaaagaaacgTGAAGAACTGGAGCGAATTGCCAAAGAGATTGCAGAAG CAAGTGAAGATTCCATATTGAAATAA